Within Elizabethkingia sp. JS20170427COW, the genomic segment CCCTTGGCATGTTGAAGGCACCGAAAGTTCCCTTTGGGTATTAGTAGATTATATCTCTGTGGTGGTTCATATTTTCCAAAGACATACTCGCGAATATTACGATATCGAAAGCCTTTGGGGAGATGCAAAAGTTACCAAAGTAGAGTCTTAAATTCATGAGTTTTACACTCCTTAATTACAAATAAATAATGAAAAACAATAAAGGTTTCAATTGGTTTTATCTCATCTTCGCTGGGGTATTGCTAATGTTATTCTTCCCTAGCCTGATGTCTTCTTCAGGGGTGAAGAAAATCGATGAAAAAGGGTTTTATACCCTTTTAACCCAAAACAAAGTAAAAAAAGTTATCGTCCTTAAAGACACCGATGTTGCTGAAGTTTTCTTAACTCTGGAATCTAAAAAAGAATTGGCTTCCGAAGCTAAAAAAGCTCCCTCTCCAATGATGGGATTCGCTAAGGAAAACCCTGATTATACTGTAAATATCGGGGACTTAAAATACTTCCAAGAAAGATACAATAAAATAACGGATGCCAATCCTAATATAAAAACAAGCATGACTTTTGACAATGAAAACTCTCCTTGGAGTGGTTTCATTATTAACATTGCTGTTTGGTTGGCAATTATGGTCCTTTTCTACTATATTTTCTTCAGAAAAATGGCCGGCGGTGGCGGCGGTGGCGGACAGATTTTCAACATCGGAAAATCTAGAGCTAAAGTCTTCGACGAAAAGGAAAAAGTAAACGTAAGCTTCAAAGATGTTGCTGGTTTAGAAGGCGCTAAAGAAGAAGTTCAAGAGGTTGTAGATTTCTTAAAAAATTCTGACAAATACACCCGATTAGGAGGTAAAATACCTAAAGGGGTATTACTTGTAGGCCCTCCAGGAACAGGTAAAACCTTATTAGCAAAAGCAGTTGCTGGAGAAGCTAAAGTTCCATTTTTCTCTCTTTCAGGATCGGATTTCGTAGAAATGTTTGTAGGAGTAGGAGCTTCTAGAGTAAGAGATTTATTCGCACAAGCTAAAGCAAAATCTCCAGCCATTATTTTCATCGATGAGATTGATGCCATTGGTAGAGCTAGAGGAAAAGGAAACATTACAGGAGGTAATGACGAAAGAGAAAACACCTTAAACCAACTTCTTACCGAGATGGACGGTTTTGGTACAGATACTAACGTTATCGTTATGGCAGCTACCAACAGAGCGGATATCCTAGATAAAGCTCTTATGCGTGCAGGGCGTTTTGATAGATCTATCTATGTAGATTTACCAGAATTACATGAACGTAAACAGATTTTCAATGTTCATTTGGCAAAAATCAAAATGGACGATTCTGTAGATGTAGATTTCTTAGCGAAGCAAACACCAGGCTTTAGCGGAGCAGACATTGCTAATGTTTGTAATGAAGCAGCCCTAATTGCTGCAAGAAACAGCCATGAGTCGGTAAACAAACAAGACTTCCTAGATGCTGTTGATAGAATTATCGGTGGTCTAGAAAAGAAAAACAAGGCTATAAAACCTTCTGAAAAGAAAAGAGTTGCCTTCCACGAAGCGGGGCACGCAACTATTAGCTGGTTGGTAGAGCATGCTGCTCCTCTATTAAAAGTAACAATTGTCCCTAGAGGGAGATCTTTAGGTGCCGCATGGTATTTACCTGAAGAAAGACAGCTTACCACTACCCAACAAATGTTAGATGAAATGTGTGCAACCCTAGGGGGTAGAGCTGCTGAGCAAGTAGTCTTCAACACAATTTCTACAGGTGCACTTTCTGATTTGGAAAGAGTAACTAAACAAGCACAAGCTATGGTAACCATCTACGGACTTAGTGATGTGGTAGGAAACCTTTCTTATTATGACAGTTCAGGACAATCAGAATATTCTTTCGGGAAACCTTACTCTGAAGAAACTGCTAAAGTCATCGATAAAGAAATTTCTAAAATCATCGAAAACCAATATCAAAGAGCTATAGAAATTTTAGCCAATAATAGAGATAAGCTAGATGCCTTAGCAAATAAATTATTGGATAAAGAAGTGATTTTTAGAGAAGATCTAGAAGAAATCTTTGGTAAGAGAGCTTGGGATCCCGAGTTGACAGAACAACCCGTAACCAACGTTGTAGAAGAAAAAGAAGAGCAACAATCTACAGAACCTTCTTCTACCTCTCCAGAAGACAACATCTCAACTGAAGATTCTACAAAATCTACAAACCAAGAAGTATAATTCAATAATATACTCTATATTTGTTAGAGCAGTAAAAATTATAGTTTTGAGCATTTTAAAAAAGTTTTTTAATACATTTTTTAAAAAGAAAGAAGAGAAAAAAATAACTTCTGTGCAATTGGGAGATCAGCTGAAAGATGCTGACCTCGATTATAAATTTGCTCAACTTTTTACACATTCAGGAGGCTATTTTCACTATTGTGGCAGCGATGCTGAAGCTTTGAAAACACTATATCAGATTACTCAAGCAGAAGCTACCAAGTCCGTATTTTGCTGTGACGATGACCTAAAAAACTTCCTGAATGTTCTTAAAATTCCTCATACAGAAAGCCTAGAATTAATTAATGACTGTGCTTTCATTTCTTGTGAATACCTTATCGCTTTTGACGGGAGAATTATGCTTTCTCATAACAACATCAAGCATTATCCTACCTCCTCTCTTCCCGATAAAATTATTATTATTGCCAACATTTCGCAGATTGTCCCCAACCTTAATACCGCTATGGAAAAGGTAAAAAGAAGAGGTTGCCTAAAAAATCTAACCTCTATCAGTGGCAATATTTCCAATCTGGACTCTCCAAACGCAAATAATAATAAACTTTTCTTACTTTTGCTGGAAGATTAAATTTATATTTTGGATAAAAACTTAATTCAACGCCTTATTTCCGGACTCGTTTACGGAGTGGTGATATTTTTGTGTACTACCCAATATGGATCCTTACTTTTTTTAAAAGCTGGGCTTTCCGTTAACCAATCCCATCTCTACTATGCCCTGATGACCTTTCTAATGGTTGTTGGCTTATATGAATCCATCAAAATCACTCAGCTAAAATCGTGGATATGGAGGATTATCGCCATTGCTGCTGTTGCCTTCATTTATTACAGATTTAGCTACAAATTTTTCCATCAATATTTCTTTTTAGGAATTAATAGTATGGACATTTTTGGCATTATCCTTTTAGCTTTAGCAGCAATTACTATTTTTAAATTCCCTAATGAAATAAAATACGACAATGGTAAAACAATCTTTAGTGTTGTTTACTTGTCTATCCCTTTTGGATTTGCCCTAGGATTGCCAGATTATCTTCCTTTTGGAGTGTATTTTAGCTGGGAGGCATTCCTGCTATTTGTTCTTATCTGGAGCAGCGATTCTTTCGCTTACTTTGCAGGAAGACTTTTCGGAAAACATAAAATGGCTCCTACCATTAGCCCTAAAAAAACTTGGGAAGGCTTTGCAGGAGGAGTAGTCTGTACAGTTATCTTAGGCGGTGTTATCGAATATCTTCATCCAGAACTAAAAGGCAACTGGATGATTGTTGGCTTATTGGTTTCTACATTTGCTCCTTTGGGAGATCTAATAGAATCGCAATTAAAACGTACCTTTGGCGTAAAAGATTCAGGAAACATTATTCCTGGACATGGTGGAGTGCTCGATAGGTTGGATAGCTTTATCCTATGTGCTCCCATTATTTATATTTATTTTATGATTATAACTAAATTCTAAATGAAACTACACAAGGAAGGAAAAGGAACTTTAATTAGCGTAATTATCGCTATTATCGTTATCTCAGCGGTAAGTTATTACTTCTTACAAAATTGGGCTTTGTTAATTATTGTCCCACTGTTGGTACTTTATGGCTTTATCCTTTGGTTTTTCAGAAATCCCGAAAGAGATATTAAAGACCAAGTGGAAAATGTTATTGCTCCTGTGGACG encodes:
- a CDS encoding LUD domain-containing protein; its protein translation is MSILKKFFNTFFKKKEEKKITSVQLGDQLKDADLDYKFAQLFTHSGGYFHYCGSDAEALKTLYQITQAEATKSVFCCDDDLKNFLNVLKIPHTESLELINDCAFISCEYLIAFDGRIMLSHNNIKHYPTSSLPDKIIIIANISQIVPNLNTAMEKVKRRGCLKNLTSISGNISNLDSPNANNNKLFLLLLED
- a CDS encoding phosphatidate cytidylyltransferase, which translates into the protein MDKNLIQRLISGLVYGVVIFLCTTQYGSLLFLKAGLSVNQSHLYYALMTFLMVVGLYESIKITQLKSWIWRIIAIAAVAFIYYRFSYKFFHQYFFLGINSMDIFGIILLALAAITIFKFPNEIKYDNGKTIFSVVYLSIPFGFALGLPDYLPFGVYFSWEAFLLFVLIWSSDSFAYFAGRLFGKHKMAPTISPKKTWEGFAGGVVCTVILGGVIEYLHPELKGNWMIVGLLVSTFAPLGDLIESQLKRTFGVKDSGNIIPGHGGVLDRLDSFILCAPIIYIYFMIITKF
- the ftsH gene encoding ATP-dependent zinc metalloprotease FtsH yields the protein MKNNKGFNWFYLIFAGVLLMLFFPSLMSSSGVKKIDEKGFYTLLTQNKVKKVIVLKDTDVAEVFLTLESKKELASEAKKAPSPMMGFAKENPDYTVNIGDLKYFQERYNKITDANPNIKTSMTFDNENSPWSGFIINIAVWLAIMVLFYYIFFRKMAGGGGGGGQIFNIGKSRAKVFDEKEKVNVSFKDVAGLEGAKEEVQEVVDFLKNSDKYTRLGGKIPKGVLLVGPPGTGKTLLAKAVAGEAKVPFFSLSGSDFVEMFVGVGASRVRDLFAQAKAKSPAIIFIDEIDAIGRARGKGNITGGNDERENTLNQLLTEMDGFGTDTNVIVMAATNRADILDKALMRAGRFDRSIYVDLPELHERKQIFNVHLAKIKMDDSVDVDFLAKQTPGFSGADIANVCNEAALIAARNSHESVNKQDFLDAVDRIIGGLEKKNKAIKPSEKKRVAFHEAGHATISWLVEHAAPLLKVTIVPRGRSLGAAWYLPEERQLTTTQQMLDEMCATLGGRAAEQVVFNTISTGALSDLERVTKQAQAMVTIYGLSDVVGNLSYYDSSGQSEYSFGKPYSEETAKVIDKEISKIIENQYQRAIEILANNRDKLDALANKLLDKEVIFREDLEEIFGKRAWDPELTEQPVTNVVEEKEEQQSTEPSSTSPEDNISTEDSTKSTNQEV